A single genomic interval of Flavobacterium sp. N2820 harbors:
- a CDS encoding DUF4129 domain-containing protein, whose product MKLKLLFLYLILCLGNGFGFSQVQTDSAAFQSRKFEDLKEKYSDSDFNYVEKPTKVDTTAWDRFWSAVKRFFSNLFDFGDGTKALSGVEILMKIIAILIILFVVYLIVKIIINKEGGWIFGKSAKKIIVSELTEEDIHSLDFNTIITKAKKEKNYRLATRYYYLWLLKSFSDRTIIEWDIEKTNGDYINEISNAELKSEFQFLSYVYEYSWYGEFDLTQTDFEKTETAFLKLITKK is encoded by the coding sequence ATGAAGCTTAAATTGCTATTTCTTTACCTTATTCTTTGCTTAGGAAACGGTTTTGGCTTTTCACAGGTACAAACCGATTCTGCTGCTTTTCAGTCAAGAAAATTTGAAGACTTAAAAGAAAAATATTCCGACTCAGATTTCAATTATGTTGAAAAACCAACAAAAGTAGACACAACGGCTTGGGACAGGTTTTGGAGTGCTGTAAAACGATTTTTTAGTAATTTATTTGACTTTGGTGACGGAACAAAAGCATTAAGTGGTGTAGAAATTCTTATGAAAATAATTGCCATTTTAATCATTCTTTTTGTGGTTTATTTGATTGTAAAAATTATCATCAATAAAGAAGGTGGTTGGATTTTTGGTAAATCAGCAAAAAAAATTATAGTTTCAGAACTTACAGAAGAAGACATTCATTCTCTTGATTTTAACACGATAATTACGAAAGCTAAAAAAGAAAAAAATTACCGATTAGCAACGCGTTATTATTATTTATGGCTGCTTAAATCGTTTTCTGATCGCACTATAATTGAATGGGATATTGAAAAAACCAATGGGGATTATATAAATGAAATTTCAAATGCGGAATTAAAATCTGAATTTCAGTTTTTGTCTTACGTTTATGAATACAGTTGGTATGGCGAATTTGACCTAACGCAAACCGATTTTGAAAAAACAGAAACCGCTTTTCTAAAATTAATCACTAAGAAATAA